One part of the Osmerus mordax isolate fOsmMor3 chromosome 18, fOsmMor3.pri, whole genome shotgun sequence genome encodes these proteins:
- the LOC136961889 gene encoding gonadotropin-releasing hormone II receptor-like has protein sequence MKGNVSIMWANPTSPPENNTFLGSFSNSSSFPPPLDWEAPTFTVAAQFRVAATLVLFVFAAISNLSVLISVTCGRGRRLAAHLRPLIGSLASADLVMTFVVMPLDAIWNITVQWYAGDVMCKLMCFLKLFAMHSATFILVVVSLDRHHAILHPLDALDSGRRNKRMLLVAWVLSLLLASPQLFIFRAIKAEGVDFTQCVTHGSFQHRWQETAYNMFHFVTLYVFPLLVMSFCYTHILIEINRQMLKSKGGESCLRRSGTDMIPKARMKTLKMTIVIVASFVVCWTPYYLLGIWYWFQPRILRNMPEYVHHILFVFGNLNTCCDPVIYSFYTPSFRADLADVVAWCCGRQHDNASPRSMDQLSGRRGRPSAEAESSDNPSGDHPSGNLG, from the exons ATGAAGGGAAATGTGTCTATTATGTGGGCGAACCCCACATCCCCACCAGAAAACAACACCTTCCTGGGGTCCTTTAGtaactcctcctccttcccacctCCTCTGGACTGGGAGGCCCCCACCTTCACGGTCGCGGCCCAGTTCCGGGTCGCGGCCACCCTGGTGCTGTTTGTCTTCGCTGCCATCAGCAACCTCTCCGTGCTCATCAGCGTCACCTGCGGGAGAGGGCGCCGTCTCGCGGCCCACCTTCGGCCGCTGATTGGCAGCCTGGCCTCGGCCGACCTGGTGATGACCTTTGTGGTGATGCCCCTGGACGCCATCTGGAACATCACCGTGCAGTGGTACGCCGGGGATGTCATGTGCAAGCTCATGTGTTTCCTCAAGCTCTTTGCCATGCACTCTGCTACGTTCATACTGGTGGTGGTCAGTCTGGACCGCCATCACGCCATCCTGCACCCGCTGGATGCGCTCGACTCTGGGCGCAGGAACAAGAGGATGCTGCTGGTGGCGTGGGTCCTCAGCTTACTCCTAGCCTCACCACAG CTGTTCATCTTCAGGGCTATCAAAGCTGAGGGAGTAGACTTCACTCAGTGTGTGACGCATGGAAGCTTCCAGCACCGCTGGCAGGAGACAGCCTACAACATGTTCCACTTCGTGACACTATACGTTTTCCCGCTTCTTGTCATGAGTTTCTGCTACACCCACATCCTCATCGAGATCAATCGGCAGATGCTTAAGAGCAAAG GTGGTGAATCATGCCTGAGACGAAGCGGCACAGACATGATCCCCAAGGCTCGTATGAAGACCCTGAAGATGACAATAGTGATTGTCGCCTCCTTCGTGGTGTGCTGGACACCCTACTATCTCTTGGGGATTTGGTATTGGTTCCAACCACGCATTCTCCGGAACATGCCGGAGTACGTCCACCACATTCTCTTTGTCTTCGGCAACCTCAACACGTGCTGCGACCCGGTCATCTACAGCTTCTACACGCCTTCCTTCCGGGCGGATCTGGCTGATGTGGTTGCGTGGTGCTGCGGCCGCCAACATGACAACGCCTCGCCAAGGTCCATGGATCAACTCTCGGGTAGGAGGGGCAGGCCCAGTGCGGAAGCAGAATCGTCTGACAACCCCAGTGGTGACCATCCAAGTGGGAACCTAGGGTAA